Proteins co-encoded in one Desulfurobacterium indicum genomic window:
- a CDS encoding ArsR/SmtB family transcription factor, with protein MVKTNSKILDDKRLEEGAECLKALASPVRLKILFKLKEKPMCVTDLEKELGISQSSLSQHLRTLRYKGIVDKKREGNKVYYTISSDAFIQLLNTLPEIICFKG; from the coding sequence ATGGTTAAGACAAATTCCAAAATACTTGATGACAAGAGACTTGAGGAAGGAGCAGAATGTTTGAAAGCTCTTGCTTCTCCGGTAAGATTGAAAATTCTTTTTAAGTTGAAAGAAAAGCCGATGTGTGTAACAGATCTTGAGAAAGAGTTGGGAATTTCTCAGTCTTCTCTTTCTCAGCATCTCAGAACCCTTCGCTATAAAGGAATAGTTGACAAAAAGAGGGAAGGGAATAAAGTTTATTACACGATTTCTTCAGATGCTTTTATTCAGCTTCTAAACACGTTGCCGGAGATTATCTGCTTTAAGGGATAA
- the accD gene encoding acetyl-CoA carboxylase, carboxyltransferase subunit beta, producing the protein MFRKLFKKGIDTGETKASAVPSGLWIKCNECKSLLFRGELEKNLMVCPKCGFHFPMDAKERLYSLFDRGEYEELDIELEPKDILGFKDRKPYTERLASAQRKTGLKDAVVNAKGKISKIDAYVTCFDFKFMGGSMGSVVGEKITRNIERAAEEGIPFICISSSGGARMQEGIISLMQMAKTSAALARLEERGVPYISVLTHPTMGGVSASFAFLGDVIIAEPGALIGFAGPRVIEQTIRQKLPKGFQKAEFLLEHGLIDMVVPREDLKDTIVHVLKIFTEKVVT; encoded by the coding sequence ATGTTTAGAAAATTATTTAAAAAAGGCATAGATACCGGAGAAACAAAAGCTTCAGCAGTTCCTTCCGGTTTATGGATAAAGTGTAACGAATGTAAAAGCCTCCTGTTCAGGGGGGAGCTTGAGAAGAATTTAATGGTGTGCCCCAAATGCGGTTTCCATTTTCCTATGGATGCTAAAGAGAGGCTCTATTCTCTCTTTGACAGGGGTGAGTATGAAGAGCTTGATATAGAGCTTGAGCCAAAGGACATTTTGGGTTTTAAGGATCGCAAACCCTACACCGAGAGACTTGCATCTGCCCAGAGAAAAACAGGTTTGAAAGATGCCGTTGTAAATGCTAAGGGAAAGATTAGCAAAATTGATGCTTATGTTACCTGTTTTGATTTTAAATTTATGGGTGGAAGTATGGGCTCGGTGGTCGGCGAGAAGATCACAAGGAACATAGAAAGGGCTGCAGAGGAAGGGATACCTTTCATCTGTATCTCTTCTTCAGGAGGAGCAAGGATGCAGGAGGGAATAATTTCCCTCATGCAGATGGCAAAAACGTCAGCAGCCCTTGCTCGTCTTGAGGAAAGGGGGGTTCCTTACATATCCGTTCTTACCCATCCTACTATGGGTGGCGTTTCGGCAAGTTTTGCCTTTTTAGGGGATGTGATTATTGCAGAGCCTGGAGCTCTTATAGGTTTCGCCGGCCCCCGGGTCATTGAACAAACGATAAGACAGAAACTTCCCAAAGGTTTTCAGAAAGCAGAATTCCTTCTTGAGCATGGCTTAATAGATATGGTTGTTCCGCGGGAAGATTTAAAAGATACGATAGTCCATGTTCTCAAAATCTTCACAGAGAAGGTAGTTACTTAA
- a CDS encoding bifunctional folylpolyglutamate synthase/dihydrofolate synthase, giving the protein MTDFETYFASKEFVWKIGLDRIKGALSTLSFSLPPSVIVAGTNGKGSTSTFIASILKEHGKKVGLFTSPHIVRFNERFRINLKQVDTETLDRVFREVLPIIEKFSLTYFEVAFLLAVFLFKDCDFVVYEVGLGGRLDATNAISHNLAVITHIDFDHKDYLGDTIEKIAVEKLHVVKDRIPVVISDNPLVVFELAKEFTDRITAFGRNFYVSDVSVSLSGTEAFYRDEDTAFRFLVPLYGFHQAVNSATAISAAKIILKEVFGEEFSVSKAVKGLSKVRLPGRFQVVRENPLLIVDVAHNLDAVKRFVETLKFLNLNVDILYSGLKDKDVKEVVSVLESYVNSCGKKLFVTEIDNERALSAEKIKSYSDSAVIVKDLSLVLDRPVAVVGSFYLIGKLSDYFPDDSLFFF; this is encoded by the coding sequence GTGACCGACTTTGAGACTTACTTTGCCAGTAAAGAGTTTGTCTGGAAAATCGGACTTGACAGGATAAAGGGTGCTTTAAGCACTCTTTCTTTTTCTCTACCACCTTCTGTTATTGTTGCCGGGACTAACGGCAAAGGTTCAACTTCTACCTTTATAGCTTCTATATTGAAGGAACACGGCAAGAAGGTAGGCCTCTTTACATCTCCTCACATTGTAAGGTTTAACGAAAGGTTTCGTATAAACCTCAAGCAGGTTGATACAGAGACTTTAGATAGGGTGTTCAGAGAAGTTTTACCTATTATTGAAAAATTCTCTCTGACTTATTTTGAGGTGGCTTTTTTACTTGCTGTTTTTCTTTTTAAAGATTGTGATTTTGTCGTTTACGAGGTTGGACTTGGCGGAAGGCTTGATGCTACAAACGCCATTTCTCATAATTTAGCGGTTATCACCCACATTGATTTTGACCATAAAGATTATCTTGGTGATACGATAGAGAAGATAGCTGTTGAGAAGTTGCACGTTGTAAAGGATAGGATTCCTGTTGTTATTTCCGATAATCCGCTGGTTGTGTTTGAGCTTGCGAAGGAGTTTACAGATAGAATTACTGCTTTTGGCAGAAATTTTTATGTTTCTGATGTTAGCGTTTCCCTTTCGGGAACGGAGGCTTTTTACAGGGATGAAGATACGGCGTTTCGCTTTTTAGTTCCTCTTTACGGTTTTCATCAGGCTGTAAACAGTGCTACGGCCATTTCAGCGGCAAAGATTATTTTAAAAGAAGTTTTTGGCGAAGAGTTTTCAGTTTCAAAAGCTGTGAAGGGCTTGTCTAAAGTGAGGCTTCCCGGAAGATTTCAGGTTGTAAGAGAGAATCCTCTTTTAATAGTCGATGTTGCTCACAATCTGGATGCTGTAAAGAGGTTTGTTGAAACTTTGAAGTTTTTGAATCTAAATGTAGATATCCTTTATTCCGGTTTGAAAGATAAAGATGTAAAGGAAGTCGTTTCAGTTCTTGAAAGTTATGTGAATTCCTGCGGAAAAAAACTTTTTGTTACGGAAATAGATAATGAAAGGGCGCTTTCTGCAGAAAAAATTAAAAGTTATTCAGATTCCGCTGTTATTGTTAAGGATCTTTCATTGGTTTTAGACAGACCTGTTGCCGTCGTTGGTTCTTTTTACCTTATCGGAAAACTTTCTGATTACTTCCCTGACGATTCTCTCTTCTTCTTTTGA
- the trmD gene encoding tRNA (guanosine(37)-N1)-methyltransferase TrmD, translating to MPSFDVLTVLPGLFSGFLTEGVIGRAIKSGKVSVKIHNLRDFTTDKHRVVDDVPYGGGPGMVLKPEPIFRAFDHICEERGKKPHVILTEPWGETFTQEKAVELSKKENILIICGRYEGVDERVKAIVDEEISIGNYVLTGGELPGMVIMDAVIRLMPGVLGCRDSLEADSFSDRGLMGYPNYTRPAEYRGMKVPKVLLSGHHKKIELWRKEKSIERTYLKNSELIKKLLKEKRFSKEEERIVREVIRKFSDKVKRTNDGNRSV from the coding sequence ATGCCTTCTTTTGATGTTTTAACCGTACTTCCAGGACTGTTTTCAGGATTTCTCACAGAAGGTGTTATAGGAAGAGCCATAAAGTCAGGAAAGGTCAGCGTAAAAATTCACAACCTGAGAGATTTCACAACCGACAAACACAGAGTAGTTGATGATGTTCCCTACGGCGGCGGACCCGGTATGGTTTTAAAACCGGAACCTATCTTCCGTGCATTTGACCATATTTGCGAGGAGAGAGGCAAAAAACCGCACGTAATTTTAACTGAACCCTGGGGGGAAACGTTTACACAGGAAAAAGCCGTGGAACTATCAAAAAAGGAAAATATACTGATAATATGCGGAAGATACGAAGGCGTCGATGAAAGGGTAAAAGCTATCGTTGATGAAGAAATATCCATAGGAAACTACGTACTTACAGGCGGTGAACTTCCTGGCATGGTAATAATGGACGCAGTAATAAGGCTAATGCCGGGAGTTTTGGGATGCAGAGATTCCCTCGAAGCAGACTCGTTCAGCGATAGAGGCCTTATGGGATATCCGAATTACACAAGACCTGCTGAATACAGAGGCATGAAAGTCCCAAAAGTCCTCCTGTCAGGACACCATAAAAAGATAGAACTCTGGAGAAAAGAAAAATCAATAGAAAGAACATACCTTAAAAATTCAGAATTAATAAAAAAGCTTTTAAAGGAAAAGAGATTTTCAAAAGAAGAAGAGAGAATCGTCAGGGAAGTAATCAGAAAGTTTTCCGATAAGGTAAAAAGAACCAACGACGGCAACAGGTCTGTCTAA
- the rimM gene encoding ribosome maturation factor RimM (Essential for efficient processing of 16S rRNA), with product MKKRSIKEILERRKKKIDHSKEVLIGKIVGAHGIKGEVKVKPESDIFEKQILHVEKLTGYRGTAKKILTIESIKPHKNLFIAKFKETEDREQAESLINTELYIKKEEVVPLENGEFFFEDLISCKVITEEGKTVGKVKEVMEMPASHILVVEKEDSKEALIPFIDEFVKDVNVKEKIITIKPIEGLI from the coding sequence ATGAAAAAGAGAAGCATAAAGGAAATTTTAGAAAGAAGAAAGAAAAAGATAGATCACTCAAAAGAAGTCTTGATAGGTAAGATCGTTGGCGCCCACGGAATAAAAGGAGAGGTGAAGGTTAAGCCAGAATCGGACATCTTTGAAAAACAGATATTACATGTTGAAAAACTTACAGGTTACAGAGGAACAGCAAAAAAAATTTTAACCATAGAATCGATAAAACCTCACAAAAATCTGTTCATCGCAAAGTTTAAAGAGACAGAAGATAGAGAGCAGGCAGAATCTTTAATAAACACCGAACTTTATATAAAAAAAGAAGAAGTTGTTCCCCTGGAAAATGGCGAATTCTTCTTTGAAGACTTAATCAGCTGTAAAGTCATAACCGAAGAAGGCAAAACCGTTGGAAAGGTAAAAGAAGTAATGGAGATGCCGGCAAGCCACATACTCGTTGTGGAAAAAGAAGACAGCAAAGAAGCTCTTATACCGTTCATAGATGAATTTGTAAAAGATGTAAACGTAAAAGAAAAAATAATCACAATAAAACCAATAGAGGGTCTCATCTAA
- a CDS encoding acyl-CoA thioesterase — translation MAEEQKQQQQQQVIVGTMQYRVTMGETDAYGVMYYANYFHLFERGRTELFRALGIEYRQVLQQRQILMPVVETACRYMAPIVYDDLITIETAITNIESRGIRFDYRIIRDEAVLAVGFTQHIFIDPQGRPVSFGKEVLEQLKAKGLIQEQPQETKPPESEEEVQEKLKKFVIDKIQNPEQNN, via the coding sequence ATGGCAGAGGAACAAAAACAACAGCAACAGCAGCAGGTAATTGTAGGCACGATGCAATACAGGGTGACCATGGGCGAAACCGACGCTTACGGTGTAATGTATTACGCCAACTACTTTCACCTGTTTGAAAGAGGAAGAACGGAACTTTTCAGAGCTTTAGGTATTGAATACAGACAAGTCCTCCAGCAAAGGCAGATTTTAATGCCTGTCGTTGAAACCGCCTGCAGATATATGGCACCTATTGTTTATGACGACCTGATAACAATAGAGACGGCCATCACAAACATAGAATCAAGAGGTATAAGGTTTGACTACAGAATAATAAGGGACGAGGCAGTCCTTGCAGTTGGATTCACACAGCACATATTTATAGACCCGCAGGGAAGACCTGTAAGCTTTGGAAAGGAAGTTTTAGAGCAACTCAAGGCCAAAGGCCTCATACAAGAACAACCACAGGAAACCAAGCCGCCAGAAAGTGAAGAAGAAGTTCAAGAAAAGCTTAAAAAGTTTGTCATAGATAAGATACAAAATCCCGAACAAAACAACTGA